The genomic stretch GCCGCCATGTTAAAGGCCTCGTAGACCTGGCCCTGGTTGACCGCGCCGTCGCCCAGGTAGGTCAGGCAGACCGCCTCCTCGCCGAGATACTTCTGTGCGAAGGCGATCCCGGTGCCGATCGGCACCTGGGCCCCGACGATGCCGTGCCCGCCGTAGAAGCCCTTCTCGCGGCTGAACATATGCATGGAGCCGCCCTTGCCCTTGGAATAGCCGCCGCTGCGCCCGGTCAACTCCGCCATGACGCCGCGCGATTCCATGCCGCAGGCCAGCATGTGGCCGTGATCCCGGTACGACGTGAGCACCGCGTCTTTCTCGGTGATCGCCGCTTGCATCCCGACCACGACGGCCTCCTGGCCGATGTAGAGGTGGCAGAACCCGCCGATCAGGCCCATGCCGTACATCTGGCCGGCCTTTTCTTCGAAGCGTCGGATCAGCAGCATGTCGCGGTAATAGGCGCGCAACTGCTCGGCGGTCACCGCCGCCTGAGCCTTCGGCCGCCGGCCGCGCGTCTTGGGCGCTGGACTGGCAGCGGCTTTCTCCCTAGCCATCGGCTTTCCCCTCGTTTCCCGACCGGCTTGACGGCTCCAAGGCCCCCTTCCCCGGAGCGCACCAAACCATTGTTAAGGCGTGCTCGTTAGGACGAAGGTACGCTGAAAGCGATCCCGATTCAACGATAGGGTTAAGGCCTTGTATTAAATATTTTATTACGGCATTAACTTGATTTCGATTAATGTGATCAGGGCCGGTCCGGGGAGGCGCCGTAGATGACATACTCGTCACGTCCGCCGTAGTTGAGCAGGGCCTTGGCCCGCTCTTCCAGCATGTCGGGGTCTAGGTTGTCCGGGCGAAGCAGGCTCACCCGGTGCTCGAGGCGCGACTGTTCGGCCGCCAGGCGATGATCCAGGACGCGGGCCTGCGAAAGCTCGCGCTCGAGCCGCGTCCCGGCGAGAATACCGTGCTTTCCTTGAATCGCGTGATAGCAGAAGTAGAGTGTCAAGGCCGCCAGCAAGACCTGGGGGGCGGCCGAACGACTCCGACGTCTCAGTTCGCGGGTGAGCGACATGTCGGCACCGAATCACAAAGCGAATCGGGGCGTCAAGTTGAAATTCAACGGAATCACGCGGTCCGAAAGGTCGATTTGATGGTGCTTGGAACAGCCGCGCCGGCCAGCCCCGGTTTCGTCGAGGCGGGGCTCAAGTATCTCGCCAACAGCGTCGACCCGGTGAACTACGTCGCCTCTCGGGGCGGCGGCGACAGCTCCGAGCACCAGGGCAACTATGTCCTGCAAAAGGTCCGGATCCATGACGGTCGGCGCCACCGCGAGGCCTTCCGGCTCGACCGTGAGGGCTTTGCGCTCGTCGACCACGCGAGCGCGGTGACGGATTTCTACGATGACCGGCAGATCGCGGAAACCCATGAGCCCGAAGTCAGGGCCCTGATCCGCCAAGCGACGGGGGCGCGCCGCGTCGAGATATTCGACCATACCCGGCGGTCCGCATCGCGCCGCGTCCAGAAAGCCCAGAGCGTGCGCGAGCCGGCCTCGATCGTGCACAACGACTATACGGCCCGCTCGGCGCCGATCCGGCTGCGAGACCACTTCGCGCAGTCGCCGGAGGAAGCCGAGCGCTTGCTGACGGGCCGCTTCGCGATCATCAACCTGTGGCGCTCGATCAAGGGGCCCGTGCTGACCGCACCGCTCGCGCTCTGCGACGCGACCACGGTGGCCCCCGAGGATCTGGTCTCGGTTCAACGCGAGGCGAAGGACCGGATCGGCGAGATCCAGCAGGCGGTCTACAATTCCGCCCACCGCTGGTACTACTTCCCGGAGATGGCGCCGGACGAGGCTCTCCTGATCAAGACCTACGATTCCGAGACCGACGGGCGCGCCCGCTTCACCATCCACACCGCCTTCGAAGACCCGAGCGAACCCGAAGGCGCGCCGCCGCGGCAAAGCGTCGAGACCCGCTGCTTCGTCTTTTTCTGACTCGCCAAGCTGGCGGGTCCGATAAGGTGAGCTAGCCCGGGTTCAGCGAGCCGTCGCCGTAGCGTGCCGCCGGTCCCAGGTCCTCCTCGATGCGCAGGAGCTGGTTGTACTTTGCCGTGCGGTCGCTGCGGCTGAGGGACCCCGTCTTGATCTGGCCGCAGTTGGTCGCCACCGCCAAGTCGGCGATGGTCGAGTCCTCGGTCTCGCCGGACCTGTGGGACATCACCGCCCGGTAGCCGGCCCTGCGGGCCCGTTCCACCGCCTCGAAGGTCTCCGAAAGGGTCCCGATCTGGTTGACCTTGACCAGGATCGCGTTGGCCAACCCCTGGGAGATACCCCGGCTGAGCCGCTCGGGATTGGTCACGAAGACGTCGTCGCCGACCAGTTGGACCGTTTGGCCGATCTTCTCGGTTAGCACGGCCCAGCCGTCCCAGTCCTCCTCGGCCATGCCGTCCTCGATCGAGACGATGGGATAGCGGCCGCAGAGATCGGCCAGCGTGTCGGCCATGGCCGCGGCGTCGAGCGTCCGGCCCTCGCCGGCCAGCTGATAGGCGCCGTCCTTGAAGAACTCGGTGGCGGCGCAGTCGAGCCCCAGGACCACGTCTTCGCCGCTCCGGTAGCCGGCCGCCTCGACCGCCTTGACGATGAAGTCGAGGGCTTCGCCGGCGGTGGCGAGGTTGGGCGCGAAGCCGCCTTCGTCGCCGACATTGGTGCTGTGTCCCGAGGCCGAGAGCTCGCGCTTCAGCGCGTGGAACACCTCGGCGCCCATGCGGAGGCCTTCGCCGAAGCTGCCGGCGCCGACGGGAAGGATCATGAACTCCTGAAAATCGATCGGGTTGTCGGCGTGGGCGCCGCCGTTGATGATGTTCATCATAGGCACCGGGAGGGTGCAGGCGTAGGCGCCGCCGAGATAGCGGTAGAGCGGCAGGCCGGTGTCCTCGGCGGCCGCCTTCGCCACCGCGAGGCTGACGCCGAGGATCGCGTTGGCGCCGAGCCGGGACTTGTTCTCGGTCCCGTCCAACTCGATCATCATCTGATCGATCCGGACCTGGTCCTCGGCATCCATGCCCGAGAGGACGTCGAAGATCTCGTGGTTGACCGCCTCGACCGCCCGGAGCACGCCCTTGCCGCCGTAGCGTGCCTCGTCGCCGTCGCGCAGCTCGACGGCCTCGAAAGCGCCGGTCGATGCTCCGGACGGCACGGCGGCCCGACCCGACGCACCCGAATCAAGCGTTACCTCGGCCTCGACCGTGGGGTTTCCCCGCGAATCGAGCACCTCACGTCCTCTGATGTCGATGATCGATGCCATGCCGCCCCCCAACTCGAAACAGTGCAATGGGGGCACTCTTAGCTGCCGGCCCTAGGCGAGGCAAGGTAGAGCAACGGCGGCTCAGCGTCGTGTCTCGAAATTACCGCCTTAGAGAGCTTCGCCATCGCGGGGAATAACTCCTTAATTCCGTCGTTATCATTTTAGTTACCGTAAACCGCAGCGTACTGGATGAAGAGAGGGCTAGTTCAAATGGGAATCTCTACGCGCAAAACTCTGACCTCGGTCTACGCTCTGTTGGCCGGTGGATTCGCACTTGCAACCGACGACCTGTCCAAATGGGCCTGGACCAACGACGGGCCGACATGGGCCCAGAGCGCCCGAGCCGACGGTGATGGCGACGGCGATGGAGACGGCGACGGCGATGGAGACGGCGACGGCGACGGCGACGGGGATGGCGACGGCGACGGGGATGGCGACGGCGACGGGGATGGAGACGGCGACGGGGATGGCGACGGCGACGGGGATGGCGATGGCGACGGGGATGGCGACGGCGACGGCGACGGCGATGGCGATGGGTCCGATAGCGCTGACAGCTCCGACGGCGACTCTGATTACGGCGACTCCGATGACGGCGACGACGGCGACGACGACGGGGATGACGACGGCGACGACGGCGACGACGATGGGGATGACGACGGCGACGACGGCGACGACGGCGACGACGACGGGGATGACGACGGCGACGACGGAACCGACGACAACTAGCGCCGATGACAACTAAGGGGATGAAACCCTCAGGATGATTGGAGGGTAGCCTGTCGGTTCCAAACCGACCTTAAACCCGCTCCCCAAGAACTGCGAAGGTCCCGCCCGATGACGTGTCGTCCGGCGGGATCTTTACCTCCCTTGCTATTTCCACGTCTTATCACGGGTAAGGTTAGGAGATTCGGATCTAAGGGTCGCAGCGCGGCGGACCCTGTATCAAGCCCCAACCGTAGATCGGGTCTTTACCCGGCTCGCCCAGATCGCGCGCCCGGTCCCTCAACGCCTCTGTAACATCATTGCTTCCCAGACCGGGCTCCTCGGTCAGCAAGTCGGCGGCCAACGCCGTAACGAAGGGCGCGGCGAAGGACGTGCCGTCGCGAAACTCGCCGCCGGCGGCCCGGTCGATCGTCCAGACCTTCACCCCGGGCGCGGCAAAACCGACATGATCACCTCTATTGGCCCACCGATACACTCTCAGAGCGGCGTCAACGGCGGTGACAGCGATAACGCCCTCGTAAGCGGCTGGATAGGCCGGCGGCGCGGTGGGGCCGAAGTTGCCGACCGCCGCGATCAGAGCGATCCGCCTTTCCAGGAGGCGCGGCACCGATGCCGCCAGCAAGGCGTTGTCGGGACCGGACAGGCTCAGGTTGATGACCTGCACTTGCTTTCCAGTGAGCCAGTCCAACGCGGCAACCAGATCGAGAGCGTTGACGGTCTCCAGCCCCCCGGCCTCCTTGGACCGCAGGGCGTCGGCGAGGAAAACCTCTGCGGCTGGGATCAGGCCCGGAAAATCGCTGTTGGGCGATCCGACCAAGAGGCCGGCGACCGCGGTACCATGGGCGCTCGGCTTCGACGGCACGCCACTGGGGAACGTGCGGACCTTGATAGCCTGGCCCGCCAGCGCGGGATGAGACACGTCGACGCCGGAGTCGACCACGCCGATCCGGGCATCGCGGCCGCATGCAGGCCCGGCCGATTGCCAGGCGATCAGCGTGCGTTGCGTACAGTGGCGCCCGGTACATTCCGTTTCGGTGGACGAATAGACGTGGTTGAGCGAATAGCTGCCGTTCGGCGCCTCGCGTCGCAAGAGTTCAATCGCCTCTTCGGCGCTGAGACCCAGGGGCGGGCTCACCTGTGCGACCGAAAGGCCGAGTTCACCGAAGTTCCGAATGGAAAGGACCGAGAAGGAGAGATCGCTCAAGACGGCGAGCGTCTCCCGGTTCGGATCGACGACCAGAACCTCACGCGCAACCGCCGAGTTGCTGCCAACCCCGCTGCTCGCCGATTGGCTGGTCGTCGATCCGTCGCCTTCGTCACTGGCTTCGCCGTCTTCGTCTCCTTCGTCACCGTCGTCATCCCCGTCGTCGTCACCATCGTCGCCGTCGTCACCATCATCGGAATCGCCGTCATCGCTGCCAGCGCTATCGGAACCGTCGCCATCACCATCACCATCCCCGTCGCCGTCACCATCCCCGTCGCCGTCGCCGTCACCATCGCCGTCGCCATCCCCGTCGCCGTCACCATCCCCGTCGCCGTCGCCATCGCCGTCACCGTCGCCATCCCCGTCACCGTCGCCATCCCCGTCGCCGTCGCCATCGCCATCGCCATCGGCGATGGCCGGCGGCACAAGTGTCCAGAGGCCGCCGCCAACCAAATCGCCGGCGCGATAGGGCAGTCCCGTCAGGTACGCGCCGACCAGCACGGCAAGAAAAAGAGAGACCCGCAGCATGCTCCAGTCTGCAAACTGGCGACGTAAACCCTTAGTCTTACGACTACTCAATGTGTTTGTTGAAAAGCACAACGCCTTCACCGCCGACCTAGGGCCTGTGGACATTCACGGCGCGCTCCTGGCGGGAGCGCATTTGCGCCGGGGCCAGGAGCGGGAGGCGCCGTGGGGTTGGGCCCCACAAGTCCTTCCGTGACGCCGCCCCGACGCAAATGCGCCCCGTCCCGAAGGGATCCGGCGAAATCGACCCGCTGCCGCGTTGCTCGTCGTCGAATATGCCCGGCATGTCCTTCCTCCTTGCGCCTAACAGCGGGCCGATTTCACTCGGACCAGGAGCGCGCCGTGAGTGCCAACAGGCCCTAGCCCCGTGGGCGCTTGATCTTTGCCCCCCGCTGACCCACATTTCCGGAAGCAAGCCGGAGACCCAGAGATGTTTATTCAGACCGAAGCGACACCCAACCCCGCGACCCTGAAATTCCTCCCGGGCCGCGACGTGATGGCCAGCGGCACAGCGAACTTCGAGAACCGGGACGACGCCGGGCGCTCGCCCCTGGCGGAGCGCCTGTTCCAGGTCGAAGGCGTCAGCGGCGTCTTCCTCGGCTCCGACTTCATCACCGTCGCCAAGGCCGAAGACAAGGAGTGGTATCTGCTCAAGCCCGCCATCCTCGGCGTGATCATGGAGCACTTCACCGCCGGGCGCCCGGTTATCATCGAGGGCGCGGCCCAGGAAGAGGCCGGCGCCGGCGAGGACGACGACGAGGTTGTTTCCCAGATCCGCGAGCTGATCGATACGCGGGTTCGGCCGGCGGTCGCCCAGGACGGCGGCGATATCGTGTTCCGCGGCTTCGAGAACGGCATCGTCTTCCTGCACATGCAGGGCGCTTGCGCGGGCTGCCCGAGCTCGACGGCGACGCTCAAGATGGGCATCGAGAACATGCTGCGGCACTACATTCCCGAGGTGGTTGAGGTTCGCGCCGTCGTCTAGCCTGGAACGGCGGAGAGGGCGGCATGGCGCGGCGCGGCAACGGGCGGCGCCTTCCGCCTGGCCATAGAGGATTCCTTCGGATAGGACCCGCGCTCGGTATCGCCCGGCTGTGAGGGAGCCGCGTCGGCTGGTTCGCGCCGGCCCTCCGTCGGTGCCGCGAAGACAAGGGAGCGACAAGGTGAGCAACATCCTGAGCGACGCCGCACTGGACCGCATCTTCCGGAACGCGCGCACCCATTCCTCGTGGCAGGACCGCGAGGTCAGCGACGTCCTTCTGCAGGCGGTCTACGACCTGGCGAAAATGGGCCCGACCAGCGCCAACTGCAGCCCGATGCGGCTGGTTTTCGTCAAGTCTCCGGAGGCCAAGGAGCGCCTCAAGCCGGCGCTGGCCGAGGGCAACGTGGAGAAGACCATGGCGGCCCCGGTAACCGCCATCGTCGGCCACGACCTGGCGTTCTACGAGCGCCTGCCCCAGCTCTTCCCCCATACCGACGCGCGCTCCTGGTTCGTCGGCAAGACCGAGTTGAGCAGGGACACCGCGTTCCGCAACGGCAGCCTGCAGGGCGCCTATCTGATGATCGCCGCCCGCGCGCTCGGCCTGGACTGCGGGCCCATGTCGGGATTCGACAACGAAGCCGTCGACCGCGCGTTCTTCCCCGACGGCCAGGTGAAGTCCAACTTCCTCTGCAATCTCGGCCACGGCGACCCGGAGAAGCTCCATCCGCGCTCGCCCCGGCTCGAGTTCGACCAGGCCTGCCGGGTGCTCTGACCCCGCCGCTCGTCCATGTCCCTGACCAGCCTGCTCGCCCTCGATTGCGC from Kiloniellales bacterium encodes the following:
- a CDS encoding CmcJ/NvfI family oxidoreductase, producing MVLGTAAPASPGFVEAGLKYLANSVDPVNYVASRGGGDSSEHQGNYVLQKVRIHDGRRHREAFRLDREGFALVDHASAVTDFYDDRQIAETHEPEVRALIRQATGARRVEIFDHTRRSASRRVQKAQSVREPASIVHNDYTARSAPIRLRDHFAQSPEEAERLLTGRFAIINLWRSIKGPVLTAPLALCDATTVAPEDLVSVQREAKDRIGEIQQAVYNSAHRWYYFPEMAPDEALLIKTYDSETDGRARFTIHTAFEDPSEPEGAPPRQSVETRCFVFF
- the eno gene encoding phosphopyruvate hydratase, producing the protein MASIIDIRGREVLDSRGNPTVEAEVTLDSGASGRAAVPSGASTGAFEAVELRDGDEARYGGKGVLRAVEAVNHEIFDVLSGMDAEDQVRIDQMMIELDGTENKSRLGANAILGVSLAVAKAAAEDTGLPLYRYLGGAYACTLPVPMMNIINGGAHADNPIDFQEFMILPVGAGSFGEGLRMGAEVFHALKRELSASGHSTNVGDEGGFAPNLATAGEALDFIVKAVEAAGYRSGEDVVLGLDCAATEFFKDGAYQLAGEGRTLDAAAMADTLADLCGRYPIVSIEDGMAEEDWDGWAVLTEKIGQTVQLVGDDVFVTNPERLSRGISQGLANAILVKVNQIGTLSETFEAVERARRAGYRAVMSHRSGETEDSTIADLAVATNCGQIKTGSLSRSDRTAKYNQLLRIEEDLGPAARYGDGSLNPG
- a CDS encoding septum formation initiator family protein, whose amino-acid sequence is MTLYFCYHAIQGKHGILAGTRLERELSQARVLDHRLAAEQSRLEHRVSLLRPDNLDPDMLEERAKALLNYGGRDEYVIYGASPDRP
- a CDS encoding malonic semialdehyde reductase → MSNILSDAALDRIFRNARTHSSWQDREVSDVLLQAVYDLAKMGPTSANCSPMRLVFVKSPEAKERLKPALAEGNVEKTMAAPVTAIVGHDLAFYERLPQLFPHTDARSWFVGKTELSRDTAFRNGSLQGAYLMIAARALGLDCGPMSGFDNEAVDRAFFPDGQVKSNFLCNLGHGDPEKLHPRSPRLEFDQACRVL
- the pdhA gene encoding pyruvate dehydrogenase (acetyl-transferring) E1 component subunit alpha, which encodes MAREKAAASPAPKTRGRRPKAQAAVTAEQLRAYYRDMLLIRRFEEKAGQMYGMGLIGGFCHLYIGQEAVVVGMQAAITEKDAVLTSYRDHGHMLACGMESRGVMAELTGRSGGYSKGKGGSMHMFSREKGFYGGHGIVGAQVPIGTGIAFAQKYLGEEAVCLTYLGDGAVNQGQVYEAFNMAALWSLPVVYVIENNKYGMGTSIERASARTDLYQRGQAYGIPGAQVNGMDVVEVRDAGAKAVAHARSGKGPYILEMLTYRYRGHSMSDPAKYRSKEEVQKVRQEKDPIEGLKQRMLDEGAIDADELKQIDKEVKAIVSEAADFAQTSPEPDPSELYTDVYITA
- a CDS encoding S8 family serine peptidase, whose translation is MLRVSLFLAVLVGAYLTGLPYRAGDLVGGGLWTLVPPAIADGDGDGDGDGDGDGDGDGDGDGDGDGDGDGDGDGDGDGDGDGDGDGDGDGDGDGDGDGDGSDSAGSDDGDSDDGDDGDDGDDDGDDDGDEGDEDGEASDEGDGSTTSQSASSGVGSNSAVAREVLVVDPNRETLAVLSDLSFSVLSIRNFGELGLSVAQVSPPLGLSAEEAIELLRREAPNGSYSLNHVYSSTETECTGRHCTQRTLIAWQSAGPACGRDARIGVVDSGVDVSHPALAGQAIKVRTFPSGVPSKPSAHGTAVAGLLVGSPNSDFPGLIPAAEVFLADALRSKEAGGLETVNALDLVAALDWLTGKQVQVINLSLSGPDNALLAASVPRLLERRIALIAAVGNFGPTAPPAYPAAYEGVIAVTAVDAALRVYRWANRGDHVGFAAPGVKVWTIDRAAGGEFRDGTSFAAPFVTALAADLLTEEPGLGSNDVTEALRDRARDLGEPGKDPIYGWGLIQGPPRCDP
- a CDS encoding NifU family protein: MFIQTEATPNPATLKFLPGRDVMASGTANFENRDDAGRSPLAERLFQVEGVSGVFLGSDFITVAKAEDKEWYLLKPAILGVIMEHFTAGRPVIIEGAAQEEAGAGEDDDEVVSQIRELIDTRVRPAVAQDGGDIVFRGFENGIVFLHMQGACAGCPSSTATLKMGIENMLRHYIPEVVEVRAVV